From Cytophagales bacterium, the proteins below share one genomic window:
- a CDS encoding ATP-dependent DNA helicase RecQ — MSLVPLDILKKYWGYEAFRPLQEDIIQSVLDDQPTLALLPTGGGKSICFQVPAIALEGLCLVISPLIALMRDQVDQLEDRGIKAKALYSGMSKKELDITLDNCIYGEVKFLYVSPERLQSDLFLTRARQMNFSMIAIDEAHCISQWGYDFRPPYLLIKDFIDEFSIGKVLALTATATKEVKLDITERLGMKEAQVFKKSFARKNLSYSVFHVESKLRKMLEILHNVPGSSVVYVRSRKRTGEIARILSDNRIAADHYHAGLSPDDRADKQEKWIKGSVRVMVATNAFGMGIDKPDVRSVIHLDIPDTLEAYYQEAGRAGRDEKKAYAVMLIHESDKEVLLERIEKSQVSLELLKRTYQALSNFYKLAIGSLPESSLDFDMEEFANTYNLTPLDTYNALSRLEKEGLIQMNEGFNHASRIMIRLQKEDLYRFQVSHPQLDLLIKGILRLYGGELFSQYGKVSEKELAKMLNSNPREIKGRLKMLHQYEVIDYQSAASRSQLTFLVPRLDVNALPIDGKALEDRKKLILGKAHKVLDFINDQKTCRTRMLQAYFDEITDEHCGVCDYCVNRKKRNQILLDPNELYQLVKTGGSIKLQEVMTQKKVAMEDVLDAVRPLIEEDRVKLDGDVINIKPT; from the coding sequence ATGAGTCTCGTCCCTCTGGACATATTGAAAAAATATTGGGGCTATGAGGCCTTTCGGCCTCTACAGGAGGATATCATCCAATCGGTATTGGACGATCAACCAACGTTGGCCTTATTACCAACCGGAGGAGGGAAGTCTATCTGCTTTCAAGTACCAGCCATTGCACTTGAGGGACTGTGTCTGGTGATTTCTCCGCTCATTGCACTGATGCGTGATCAAGTGGATCAACTGGAAGATCGGGGGATCAAAGCCAAAGCCTTGTATTCTGGCATGTCCAAAAAAGAACTTGATATTACGTTAGATAATTGCATTTATGGGGAGGTGAAATTTCTATACGTATCACCAGAACGATTGCAATCCGATCTTTTTTTGACAAGAGCACGGCAGATGAACTTTTCGATGATTGCCATTGATGAGGCGCATTGTATCTCACAATGGGGGTATGATTTCCGTCCGCCTTATTTGCTGATCAAGGACTTCATCGATGAATTTAGTATCGGGAAAGTCCTGGCATTGACTGCTACAGCGACCAAAGAGGTTAAGTTGGATATCACGGAGCGCCTTGGCATGAAAGAGGCGCAGGTTTTTAAGAAGAGCTTTGCTCGTAAAAACTTGTCCTATTCGGTCTTTCATGTAGAGAGCAAACTAAGAAAAATGCTCGAGATCCTTCATAACGTACCTGGAAGCAGTGTGGTTTACGTCAGAAGTCGTAAACGTACGGGTGAAATTGCCAGAATACTTTCTGATAATCGGATTGCTGCGGATCATTACCATGCCGGTTTGTCTCCTGATGACCGTGCCGATAAACAGGAAAAGTGGATCAAAGGAAGTGTTCGCGTGATGGTAGCAACCAATGCTTTTGGGATGGGGATTGATAAACCAGATGTGAGGTCTGTGATCCATCTGGATATCCCGGATACCTTGGAAGCGTACTATCAGGAGGCGGGTAGGGCCGGTCGGGATGAAAAGAAGGCCTATGCGGTGATGCTGATCCATGAATCAGACAAAGAGGTCTTGCTGGAAAGGATCGAGAAGTCCCAGGTGTCATTGGAGTTATTGAAACGCACGTATCAGGCGTTATCCAATTTCTATAAGCTGGCAATAGGTAGCTTACCAGAGAGTAGCCTCGATTTTGATATGGAAGAATTTGCCAATACCTATAATCTGACACCACTAGATACTTACAATGCACTGAGCAGGCTGGAAAAGGAAGGATTGATTCAGATGAATGAAGGATTCAATCATGCTTCCAGGATCATGATCCGTCTGCAGAAAGAAGACCTTTACCGCTTTCAGGTATCACATCCACAGTTGGACCTTCTAATCAAAGGTATTCTACGGCTGTACGGAGGAGAACTTTTCAGTCAATATGGGAAGGTCTCCGAAAAAGAGTTGGCAAAAATGCTCAATAGCAATCCAAGGGAGATCAAGGGCCGATTGAAGATGTTACATCAATATGAAGTAATTGATTATCAATCAGCTGCGTCCAGAAGTCAACTGACTTTTTTGGTGCCCAGACTGGATGTAAATGCCTTACCCATCGATGGCAAAGCACTGGAAGATCGGAAAAAGTTGATCCTTGGCAAGGCCCATAAAGTACTGGACTTTATCAATGATCAGAAGACTTGCCGAACCCGGATGTTGCAGGCTTATTTTGATGAAATTACGGATGAGCACTGTGGTGTTTGTGACTATTGTGTAAACCGAAAAAAGCGGAATCAGATCTTACTGGACCCCAATGAGTTGTATCAGCTGGTCAAAACAGGAGGTAGCATCAAGCTGCAGGAAGTAATGACTCAGAAGAAAGTTGCCATGGAGGATGTACTGGATGCGGTCAGGCCCCTAATCGAGGAAGATCGAGTCAAACTTGATGGGGATGTAATCAACATAAAACCAACCTGA
- a CDS encoding SMP-30/gluconolactonase/LRE family protein, translating into MKILKIVLACLTLIIGFVIYTIQSTGFFRTIENRFDGNYLKSIDIVGAEDMQIDYEEGFVLISSDDRADRRDGNPGRGAIYKMDLNDLVLEPQRLPSTYRGKFNPHGIYMKKLSDSVHRLWVVNHVRSVHSIEVFDLRNDSLMHLRSHRDATMISPNDVVALDADRFYYTNDHGNVKGFSRILEDYGGLRASNVGYFDGKEFRQVADGIAYANGINYDSDRNLLFVASPRGFLVKVYNVLSSGDLDHIEDIDCSTGVDNIAFDEQGKIWIGAHPSLLDYSSYSQAKREIAPSEIITIDYRGESDYAVESIYLEEGAKMSGATVAVPYNNLIFVGNVMDDHFLVLQRD; encoded by the coding sequence ATGAAAATACTTAAGATTGTTCTTGCTTGCCTGACGCTGATCATAGGCTTTGTCATTTATACTATTCAGTCTACGGGTTTCTTTCGAACCATCGAGAACCGTTTTGACGGTAACTATTTGAAATCCATTGATATCGTGGGAGCGGAGGACATGCAAATCGATTATGAGGAAGGATTTGTACTGATATCCTCTGATGACCGTGCCGACCGTAGAGATGGCAATCCAGGACGTGGTGCGATCTACAAAATGGACCTGAATGACCTAGTATTGGAACCTCAAAGATTACCCAGTACCTACCGGGGAAAATTCAATCCGCATGGCATTTACATGAAAAAGCTAAGTGACTCGGTTCATAGGCTGTGGGTAGTCAATCACGTTCGATCTGTGCATTCTATTGAGGTGTTTGATCTGCGAAATGATTCATTGATGCATTTAAGAAGCCATCGAGATGCTACGATGATTTCTCCCAATGATGTAGTTGCGTTGGATGCAGATCGGTTTTATTATACGAACGATCATGGAAATGTGAAAGGCTTTTCCAGAATCCTGGAAGATTACGGTGGATTAAGAGCGAGCAATGTTGGGTATTTCGATGGAAAAGAATTCAGACAAGTAGCTGATGGTATTGCCTATGCTAATGGTATCAACTATGATTCAGACAGGAACTTACTTTTTGTCGCCTCTCCTAGAGGGTTCCTCGTAAAAGTTTATAATGTACTGTCCTCGGGTGATTTGGACCATATTGAGGATATAGACTGTTCAACCGGAGTGGACAACATTGCTTTTGATGAACAAGGTAAAATATGGATAGGGGCTCATCCAAGCTTGTTGGATTATTCCTCTTATTCGCAAGCCAAGCGCGAGATAGCCCCTTCTGAGATCATTACCATCGATTATCGAGGAGAGTCAGATTACGCAGTGGAGAGTATTTATCTGGAGGAAGGAGCGAAGATGTCTGGTGCTACGGTGGCTGTGCCTTATAATAACTTGATCTTTGTGGGTAATGTAATGGATGATCATTTTTTGGTACTGCAGCGAGATTGA
- a CDS encoding M57 family metalloprotease, producing the protein MFLALAVFIFTSCTQDGLESEIVPELPEISTEVKTQFTNLGFDVSDIELTKSGNHFDGFSDVYDAYLLEGDIVITFDQLAAMTATLNTVDGLLELPNGEQYRTSNLVTGLPRTISVIGYTGSGFALTSRMRTGLQWAINNYNRENLRLSFTLSFQASTNADIVVYNNGASGGGGSAGFPSGGNPYKWVQINAGTNSFSTNVNEHVIGHEIGHCLGLRHTDYFDRSISCGSGGNEGSAGVGAIHIPGTPTGADLNSLMLACFNSGVDGEFSNFDVVALEFLY; encoded by the coding sequence ATGTTCCTAGCATTAGCCGTATTCATTTTCACATCATGTACGCAGGACGGTCTTGAGTCGGAAATTGTGCCTGAATTACCTGAGATTTCTACTGAGGTAAAGACACAATTCACCAACTTGGGATTTGACGTTTCTGATATCGAGCTCACCAAAAGTGGTAATCACTTTGACGGATTCTCCGATGTATATGATGCGTACTTGCTGGAAGGTGACATTGTGATCACTTTCGATCAATTAGCAGCAATGACTGCAACATTGAACACTGTTGATGGTTTATTAGAGCTCCCAAATGGTGAGCAGTACCGAACCTCTAACCTGGTTACTGGCCTTCCAAGAACAATAAGTGTGATTGGTTACACAGGGTCAGGATTCGCTTTGACATCCAGAATGAGAACTGGATTGCAGTGGGCGATCAACAACTACAACAGAGAGAACCTGCGACTTAGCTTCACTTTGTCTTTCCAGGCTTCTACCAATGCGGATATTGTTGTGTACAACAATGGTGCTTCTGGTGGAGGAGGTAGCGCAGGCTTCCCTAGCGGTGGCAATCCTTACAAGTGGGTTCAGATCAATGCTGGAACTAACAGCTTCAGCACGAACGTGAACGAGCACGTGATCGGACACGAGATCGGACACTGCCTTGGTCTACGTCACACGGATTATTTCGACCGTTCTATCTCTTGTGGTTCAGGTGGAAATGAAGGTTCTGCTGGTGTAGGAGCAATCCACATCCCAGGAACTCCTACAGGTGCTGACCTTAACTCTTTAATGTTGGCTTGCTTTAACAGCGGTGTTGACGGTGAGTTTAGCAACTTTGACGTTGTTGCTCTCGAATTCCTGTATTGA
- a CDS encoding S8 family peptidase, with product MGKGYLRLPPGFDPIDELLAWNEITYIGYESYIAKTEAVVLDMNLNANGFNVMKQEFPELSGSSQHISVQELRFSDEDIDLLGRTIYPEESDPRTDDHATQMATIIGGAGNSLISGLGVLPEVTLVSSGFDEPTPDQNSYYEDFDIQVQNHSYGTAIESFYGAFAQLFDISANENPDLLHVFSSGNSGQGVAEDGVYADLSGYANLTGNYKMSKNALVVGAVDTVGRTNVFVSNGPAYDGRVKPEVVAYSIFGSSNSAAMTSGLAGALQEKYQNDHGVPASSSLIKSAIITAADDAGSPGLDHRTGYGSIDAAGSMRIISKAQFLEDQLEVGAEDRFEINVPEGAVNLKVTLVWNDLAAEAGVDRALVNDLDLRVAQEDGAVTLPWVLNTGASMEALSAPAIRGEDHLNNVEQVTISDPQGPITIHVSGNSLVGEQSYALTYEWELVDTFEWRYPRVNDFMPFNGESDGYFRWNSTYSTNAGELSVSYDRGNTWQVLNTEVDLDQGLWRWTSPDTVTIALARMRFDDQFFETDPFVIGPITQPSVGFDCGDSSLLQWPKAEAATSYQLFELMGNALEPFAEVSDTLFVINDQEINSGIYAVRPILGDGKPALRSGAFELDRLSIGCYFNSFFSEVLPDEGVGLILQLGSTYEVDQVVFERLEEDQFQQLAQQDEVLNFTNVVDTTPGQGLNRYRAGIVFKDGRTLYTDTIATYFLTEKKVLAFPNPIHQGEDLNVFTRVFQDGDSPVFELMDAQGKVHIKWSIVLESESIPLGELPPGLYFYRVSGLGSDVGGRIVVR from the coding sequence TTGGGAAAAGGCTACTTGCGGTTGCCACCTGGCTTTGACCCAATAGATGAGTTGCTCGCGTGGAACGAGATAACCTATATAGGATATGAGTCTTACATAGCCAAAACAGAAGCCGTGGTACTTGATATGAACCTTAATGCCAATGGTTTCAATGTGATGAAACAGGAATTTCCTGAATTATCAGGAAGCAGCCAGCATATTTCTGTTCAGGAACTACGATTTTCAGACGAAGATATTGATCTGCTGGGTAGGACCATCTATCCCGAAGAATCAGATCCCCGGACTGATGACCATGCCACACAAATGGCGACCATCATTGGAGGAGCAGGCAATTCGTTGATTTCTGGTTTGGGAGTGTTGCCGGAAGTAACCTTGGTTTCCTCTGGTTTTGATGAGCCGACTCCTGATCAAAATTCATATTACGAGGATTTCGATATTCAGGTGCAGAACCATTCATATGGTACGGCGATTGAAAGTTTCTATGGTGCTTTTGCTCAGTTATTCGACATCAGTGCCAATGAAAATCCAGATTTACTGCACGTCTTTTCATCTGGTAATAGTGGGCAAGGAGTAGCTGAAGATGGTGTCTACGCTGATTTGAGCGGTTACGCTAACCTGACGGGCAATTACAAGATGTCGAAAAACGCACTGGTAGTCGGTGCGGTAGATACCGTCGGTCGAACCAATGTTTTTGTTTCCAATGGCCCCGCTTACGATGGTCGGGTCAAACCAGAGGTAGTGGCGTATAGTATATTCGGTTCTTCTAATTCTGCGGCGATGACTTCCGGATTGGCTGGTGCATTACAAGAGAAATATCAAAATGATCATGGGGTACCAGCTTCTTCATCGCTGATCAAAAGTGCGATAATCACCGCTGCAGATGACGCAGGTAGTCCCGGTCTCGATCACAGGACAGGTTATGGTAGTATTGACGCGGCTGGTAGTATGCGGATCATCTCAAAAGCGCAATTTCTGGAAGACCAGCTTGAAGTAGGAGCGGAGGATCGTTTTGAGATCAATGTACCAGAAGGAGCGGTTAATTTAAAAGTGACCCTGGTTTGGAATGATCTTGCAGCGGAGGCAGGAGTAGATAGAGCATTGGTCAATGATTTAGATCTGCGGGTTGCTCAAGAAGATGGAGCGGTAACTTTGCCATGGGTGTTGAACACAGGTGCTTCCATGGAAGCCTTATCTGCGCCTGCTATACGAGGAGAAGATCATCTGAATAATGTAGAACAAGTAACCATCAGTGATCCGCAGGGGCCTATAACCATTCATGTTTCAGGTAATTCACTCGTCGGTGAACAATCCTACGCACTGACCTACGAATGGGAACTTGTTGATACGTTCGAGTGGCGGTATCCGCGAGTCAATGACTTCATGCCATTTAATGGGGAATCAGATGGTTATTTTAGATGGAATTCAACCTATTCGACGAATGCCGGAGAGTTATCTGTTTCTTATGACCGTGGAAATACCTGGCAAGTCCTGAATACTGAAGTGGACCTGGATCAAGGTTTATGGCGATGGACCTCCCCGGATACGGTGACCATTGCCTTGGCCAGGATGCGTTTTGATGATCAGTTTTTCGAGACGGATCCCTTTGTGATTGGACCCATTACTCAGCCATCTGTAGGCTTTGATTGTGGAGATTCTTCTTTATTGCAATGGCCCAAAGCTGAAGCAGCGACTAGCTATCAGCTATTCGAATTGATGGGTAATGCGCTGGAACCTTTTGCTGAGGTCAGTGACACCCTATTTGTGATCAATGATCAGGAGATCAATTCTGGAATTTATGCCGTCAGACCTATATTAGGTGATGGCAAACCTGCCCTGAGGAGTGGGGCTTTTGAATTGGATCGGTTGAGCATTGGCTGTTATTTTAATTCCTTCTTTTCTGAAGTATTGCCTGATGAAGGAGTCGGACTTATCCTGCAATTAGGATCTACTTACGAAGTGGATCAAGTCGTTTTTGAAAGGTTGGAAGAGGATCAATTTCAGCAACTAGCTCAACAAGATGAGGTGCTCAATTTTACGAACGTAGTGGATACAACACCTGGGCAAGGACTTAATCGATATCGAGCGGGGATTGTATTCAAGGATGGGCGCACCCTCTACACCGATACAATTGCTACGTATTTCCTTACGGAAAAGAAAGTATTGGCCTTTCCTAATCCGATTCATCAAGGAGAAGACCTAAATGTATTTACACGGGTTTTTCAAGATGGAGATTCTCCGGTATTTGAGTTGATGGATGCGCAGGGTAAGGTCCATATCAAATGGTCAATTGTACTGGAAAGTGAAAGTATTCCTTTAGGAGAACTCCCGCCTGGTCTCTATTTCTATCGTGTTTCCGGGTTGGGAAGTGATGTAGGAGGTAGGATCGTGGTGAGGTGA
- a CDS encoding Gfo/Idh/MocA family oxidoreductase, whose product MKTPLNRRKFIKAGAVAAAGAMIVPRHVLGGPGYIAPSDKLNLAAIGAGGKGFGDIRNAYNEGKENVVALCDVDSKQAGRSIKMWPDATFYSDFRRMLEENKDIDAVTISTPDHTHGVAAMAAMQLGKHVYVQKPLTHNIKEARMLTEAAREYKIVSQMGNQGASHPGQVQMRAWFDSGIIGTVDRVEAFTNRPVWPQGIPVPKEAMELPGHLSKEDWDLFIGPADYVDYHPLYHPFKWRGWWNFGTGALGDMGCHLIDPAFKTLGLGYPTEVECSVGQVYTRDWVPEYIPEGCPPSSRIQLKFPATDKNASDVTLVWCDGGIKPFIPDLVPSDMSLFGGGNNGTMLIGTKGIMTCNTYGRDPKVFLNSGEILEMSKDFGQDNPYAGMPELGHQVAWTDAIKAGFNSKEHQALTSSFDYAGPLTESVLMGNLAIRSYQYGTLNKDGGRDYNGRMKLLWDGENMNITNFEKANDFVGRKYRAGWEL is encoded by the coding sequence ATGAAAACCCCTCTTAACCGACGAAAATTTATAAAAGCCGGAGCAGTAGCCGCTGCGGGTGCTATGATTGTTCCCAGACATGTGCTCGGCGGGCCAGGATATATCGCTCCGAGTGATAAGCTCAATCTTGCGGCGATAGGAGCAGGAGGAAAGGGGTTTGGAGACATCAGAAATGCCTACAACGAAGGAAAAGAAAATGTGGTAGCCTTATGTGATGTCGACTCGAAACAAGCTGGAAGGTCAATCAAGATGTGGCCGGACGCTACATTCTATTCAGATTTCCGGCGTATGCTGGAAGAAAATAAAGACATAGATGCGGTAACGATTTCTACTCCGGATCATACGCACGGTGTTGCCGCAATGGCTGCCATGCAATTAGGTAAGCACGTTTATGTGCAAAAGCCGTTGACTCATAACATCAAAGAAGCGCGTATGCTTACCGAAGCGGCTCGTGAATACAAGATCGTTAGCCAGATGGGCAACCAGGGAGCTTCCCATCCGGGGCAGGTACAAATGCGGGCCTGGTTTGATTCCGGAATCATAGGAACGGTGGATCGTGTGGAAGCATTCACGAATCGTCCGGTATGGCCACAGGGAATTCCAGTTCCAAAAGAAGCAATGGAGTTACCCGGCCATCTGAGTAAGGAGGATTGGGATTTATTCATCGGTCCGGCAGACTATGTGGATTACCATCCCTTGTACCATCCGTTCAAATGGCGAGGTTGGTGGAATTTTGGCACTGGGGCATTGGGTGACATGGGTTGTCATTTGATCGACCCGGCTTTCAAAACATTGGGATTAGGTTACCCTACGGAAGTAGAATGTAGTGTCGGACAAGTCTATACCAGAGACTGGGTGCCGGAATACATTCCGGAAGGTTGTCCGCCTTCCTCCCGGATCCAACTCAAATTTCCAGCAACTGATAAGAACGCTTCTGATGTGACACTCGTGTGGTGTGATGGCGGAATCAAGCCCTTTATTCCTGACCTTGTTCCATCGGATATGTCCTTGTTTGGTGGAGGAAATAATGGAACCATGCTCATAGGAACGAAAGGTATCATGACCTGTAACACCTACGGCCGTGATCCAAAGGTCTTTTTAAACTCTGGTGAGATCCTGGAAATGTCCAAAGATTTCGGTCAGGACAATCCCTATGCAGGAATGCCAGAACTTGGACATCAGGTCGCCTGGACGGATGCCATCAAAGCAGGATTTAACAGTAAAGAACATCAGGCACTCACTTCTTCTTTTGACTATGCCGGCCCATTGACGGAATCCGTATTGATGGGAAATTTGGCCATTCGTAGCTATCAATATGGAACGCTTAATAAGGATGGCGGCCGAGATTATAACGGTAGAATGAAGTTGCTTTGGGATGGAGAAAATATGAACATCACCAATTTCGAAAAAGCGAATGATTTTGTCGGTAGGAAATACCGTGCAGGTTGGGAGCTATGA
- a CDS encoding SIMPL domain-containing protein → MKAYLFIALSFWSVQVFGQEKSKPLLHISGESTISVKPTLAVITMTIRSSGATYAGTVEELTDRIDVLTEVLKGVKFKEQEIFTSNFAIDKNYVYVQGERKEKGFNGLQTLKVQFKQDKERLVQVLTAAAGSNANPEIAVSFDLDAEQKKEVKDELIRQAVADATAKAELIATQANYQIAGIKEIRYGVGSANVPGGPVYANFRAESALAADVSNFEAADLSFSDSVNIVFVIEGR, encoded by the coding sequence ATGAAAGCTTATCTATTTATCGCATTGTCTTTTTGGTCAGTCCAGGTATTCGGCCAGGAAAAGTCTAAACCTTTACTGCATATTTCGGGAGAATCGACGATCTCCGTAAAACCCACACTTGCTGTGATCACCATGACTATCCGGTCATCAGGTGCTACTTATGCCGGGACAGTCGAAGAATTGACAGATCGGATCGATGTGCTCACAGAAGTACTCAAGGGTGTGAAATTCAAAGAGCAAGAGATCTTTACTTCCAACTTCGCCATCGATAAGAATTATGTCTATGTACAGGGAGAGCGTAAGGAAAAAGGCTTCAATGGCTTGCAAACCCTCAAAGTCCAATTCAAGCAGGACAAAGAGCGTTTAGTTCAGGTATTAACAGCTGCTGCAGGTAGCAATGCTAACCCAGAGATTGCTGTTTCCTTCGATTTAGATGCAGAACAGAAAAAAGAGGTCAAAGACGAATTGATCCGTCAGGCAGTAGCTGATGCAACAGCCAAAGCTGAATTGATCGCTACCCAGGCCAATTATCAGATTGCGGGTATCAAAGAGATCCGTTATGGGGTAGGCTCTGCCAATGTTCCCGGAGGTCCTGTTTACGCAAACTTCAGAGCAGAAAGTGCCTTAGCAGCAGACGTCTCCAACTTCGAAGCGGCAGATCTGAGTTTTTCTGACTCAGTTAATATCGTTTTTGTGATAGAGGGGAGGTAG
- a CDS encoding thioredoxin family protein has translation MEVEQLKSLIKDSLAKSVSYEDYTRLIEQLVVEEKTTGPKQNEDLVYYTKLNAQRSRRLNKTVNLPENIAQQIKEIDQPQTWLVLTESWCGDAAQSLPLLHKLADVNTNITFRLVLRDENDQLMDQFLTRGGRSIPKLIILNEALDVLGTWGPRPVDAQTLYDSWRNDPNKPPYKEFQVEMQKWYLKDRGQSTFAEVSKVLATGQLVEEV, from the coding sequence ATGGAAGTCGAGCAACTCAAATCATTGATCAAAGACAGTCTGGCAAAGAGTGTTAGTTATGAAGATTATACAAGACTCATCGAGCAATTGGTGGTAGAAGAAAAAACCACAGGTCCAAAACAAAATGAGGACCTGGTCTACTATACCAAACTCAATGCACAGCGGTCGCGTAGACTGAACAAGACGGTGAATTTACCTGAGAATATTGCTCAGCAAATCAAGGAGATTGATCAACCTCAGACGTGGTTGGTGCTTACGGAAAGCTGGTGTGGCGATGCTGCTCAAAGTCTACCTTTGTTGCACAAATTGGCGGATGTCAATACCAATATTACATTCAGGTTGGTTCTGCGTGATGAAAACGATCAGCTGATGGATCAATTCCTAACTCGGGGAGGAAGGTCTATTCCTAAATTGATCATTCTTAATGAGGCACTGGACGTGTTAGGCACCTGGGGGCCAAGACCGGTCGACGCACAAACCTTGTACGATTCATGGAGAAATGATCCCAACAAACCTCCTTACAAGGAATTCCAGGTAGAAATGCAGAAATGGTACCTCAAAGATCGCGGACAGAGCACGTTTGCAGAGGTTTCTAAAGTACTTGCAACAGGGCAGCTGGTGGAGGAGGTTTAA
- a CDS encoding TonB family protein, with product MITYLIEAGLIHLSLYLIYLLLLRKETQYQLRRYFLIGSTLAAVAVPFLDIPLLPASNTPSVSEAINTLEPILINGKKTSDLVAFTSGYQFEWIHVIGLISVVFLGYFILAIGSISRNLKKSSRSSLYGIPVWLQREENPSFSFFNWIFIGRDREELIVLHEKGHTLHRHTADILLMNLFRVFFWWLPSSWWVLKELRLIHEFQADAYAMKHADAGYYKKLLIGNALSSVNMSLASSFHHGTLLKRLKAMQAKKQIISKWKLGVLGTLVATVVLVFSCSEQLEQDVQEISANASLVVDYPLAVQQRLEKLKHETGADFSVLEFHSETVDKKKLETLVSQAKFAQFMEVDEDDTKYLILSQDDAAYDVVMEMSKSEGEVYQIVDDEPEYEGGIQKFYEYVGSTLEYPKSAREAGYEGRVYVSFVINKDGTVSDVQAVKGVEESMDAEAVRVIAGSPQWKPGRINGKVVRTRLMVPISYKLDPEEG from the coding sequence ATGATCACTTACCTCATAGAAGCCGGACTCATCCATTTGTCGCTGTACCTGATCTATTTGCTTCTGCTAAGAAAGGAAACTCAATACCAATTGCGTCGGTATTTCCTGATCGGATCAACTCTGGCAGCTGTTGCCGTGCCATTTTTGGATATCCCCTTGCTCCCAGCAAGCAATACACCCTCTGTTTCGGAAGCCATCAATACCCTGGAACCCATTCTTATTAATGGTAAAAAAACTTCTGACTTAGTGGCTTTTACTTCCGGCTACCAATTTGAATGGATACACGTGATCGGTCTGATTTCCGTAGTATTCCTGGGGTATTTCATCCTGGCCATCGGATCCATCTCGAGAAATTTGAAAAAAAGTAGCCGGTCCTCCCTTTACGGAATCCCCGTTTGGTTACAACGAGAGGAAAATCCAAGTTTTTCCTTTTTTAACTGGATCTTCATCGGTCGGGATCGGGAAGAATTGATTGTACTTCACGAAAAAGGTCACACCCTGCACAGACATACAGCTGACATCCTGCTGATGAACCTGTTCCGGGTCTTCTTCTGGTGGCTTCCCTCCTCCTGGTGGGTATTGAAAGAATTAAGATTAATACATGAATTCCAGGCAGACGCCTATGCCATGAAGCATGCAGATGCCGGATATTATAAAAAATTACTAATTGGTAATGCCCTGTCATCGGTGAATATGAGCCTGGCCAGTTCGTTTCATCATGGCACCCTATTGAAACGCTTAAAAGCAATGCAAGCAAAGAAGCAAATCATAAGTAAGTGGAAATTAGGGGTACTAGGTACCCTTGTAGCCACAGTAGTTCTCGTATTTTCATGCTCAGAACAACTAGAGCAGGACGTACAGGAAATTTCAGCCAATGCCAGTCTCGTTGTTGACTATCCATTGGCAGTCCAACAACGACTCGAAAAACTGAAGCACGAAACCGGGGCCGATTTTTCGGTACTGGAATTTCATTCAGAAACGGTCGACAAGAAGAAACTGGAGACGCTGGTTTCACAAGCAAAATTCGCCCAGTTCATGGAAGTGGATGAAGATGACACCAAATATCTTATCCTTTCTCAAGACGATGCGGCCTATGATGTGGTCATGGAAATGAGCAAATCTGAAGGTGAAGTTTATCAGATTGTAGATGATGAACCTGAATACGAAGGCGGAATCCAGAAATTTTATGAATACGTAGGTTCAACGCTGGAGTATCCCAAATCAGCTCGTGAAGCCGGCTATGAGGGAAGAGTATATGTGTCTTTCGTCATCAACAAGGATGGAACTGTTTCAGACGTTCAAGCCGTGAAAGGTGTGGAAGAAAGCATGGATGCGGAAGCAGTGAGAGTAATTGCCGGAAGCCCACAATGGAAACCTGGCAGAATCAATGGAAAAGTAGTCCGAACCCGTTTGATGGTACCGATCAGCTACAAACTGGATCCTGAAGAAGGCTGA
- a CDS encoding BlaI/MecI/CopY family transcriptional regulator, protein MKELTKAEDEIMQVLWQLDKAFVKEIIEKMPEPKPAYNTVSTIVRILEQKGFVGHEAFGKSHRYFPVITKQEYSQNFMKGFISRYFSGSYQQVVSFFAKEKDLSVQELEEILKEIKNDEPK, encoded by the coding sequence ATGAAAGAACTTACCAAGGCCGAAGACGAAATCATGCAAGTGCTCTGGCAACTCGATAAAGCATTTGTGAAAGAGATCATCGAAAAGATGCCAGAACCCAAACCTGCTTACAACACCGTTTCAACGATCGTAAGAATCCTCGAGCAAAAGGGATTTGTAGGACATGAAGCCTTTGGTAAGAGTCATCGCTATTTTCCGGTGATCACCAAACAGGAATACAGTCAGAACTTCATGAAGGGGTTCATCTCCCGTTACTTCAGCGGATCGTATCAGCAGGTCGTCTCCTTCTTTGCAAAAGAGAAAGACTTGTCGGTACAGGAATTGGAAGAAATATTGAAAGAAATCAAAAACGACGAACCAAAATGA